ACTCTCAGCACTCTATGTGATATTCTGGACTAGTCCTTAATTGATCAATAATAGGGTGGAGGCTagataatatatttttcaagtgaagcaactaaaattttattcagAACAAATATAGGCGCGTTATCGTTTGCTATGAAGTTTTAGAAATAATCGGAATCGTTTCGCAGTGTTCCAAAACTTGCGGAGGAGGCGTGATGAAGCGCAAAGTGACGTGCGACCAAATAATGGCCCAGGGACGTCAGCAAAGTCGGGAAGATCGCGAATGTACGTCGCAGAAACCCGCTTCTGAAAGACCCTGCAACAACAGAGCCTGCCACGACATGGACGCTGGTTCGTTACCAATTATTTCCAGTCAAAACACCACGTACAACCAGACCGATTTGAACGCGAAAGTGGATCTCAAGATCGGTGGTACTGCGAAGATATTCCAAGGCACGCCGTTCATCAAGATTCGCTGTCCCGTTAGGAAGTTCGACAAGTGAGTAAATTCGAACAGCTGGGCTAATTAAATCACGTATTTAATTCCATTACATTACgttgcaattgaattacacaATTGTACTTTTTGGCTAATTCAACTGCTAGACGATTACCGTAATCGTGGGTGTTGAAGTACGAATTAGAATGCAATTGAATTGTTTTGTTCTTGTAATTTATAGAGTAATTCTATATTTTGACGAAAACGAAAATTTTATCAGGTCGCAGATCATATGGACCAAAGACAACAAGGAGCTGAGGAAATCGAGGAAACACAAGATCAGCAAAAAAGGGGCATTGAAGATAAACGATATCACAGCCTCCGATTCTGGAATTTACGCGTGTATAGGTAAATCTTGTTAGAATTTTCAAATCGTTTCATTTCAAAGTCGATAAAGATTTCATGTAAGAATTCAAAAATCTATCATCAAAAACTGCTCGCTTCCATTAAAGTTTGAACAATGCcttaatttttgtattaaacGTCTCAACAAATCGACACATTCAATGGAAGCACTGATAACAGTGATAGAGATCTTCGCACTATAAGATTTTTCAGATCTCACACTTAGAGTCTTTGATTTCTCCGGCACTGATGAGATTTAATGCGTAGAGGAATCAATGTGGATTAATTGTTGTTGCAGCGGGAAATTCGCACGCAGAGACGCAGCTTATCGTAAAATTTCGTTCGAAGGAGCAGATTAGCAGCGAGGAGTATTTGCGATTAAGTAATTCCGTCTATCTTCAACGCAACGCTAATTTGGACTCTGCGCCTGCGAATTCAGGTGAAACTTTATACACCGATCGAACAGGTAAATTATTCCTACGTCATCGACGTTGAATCTATCCTTATTCCAAACTTATGAATGATATCTAACAGTTAAAATGACTGGTcccaaatttttcattttacaattatcgaATTTATTCGCTGAGAATGTTTCCACATTGTTGCAATGGTTATAAGGCAACCCATCGCAGCTGTAACAGTTCCCTAAATTGAAAGAAGCGTAGTTTTACTAGTTCTGTCTTTCGTAAAAGCTATAAATTTCTATGATTGTGTTCGTGGATTTCCAGCAGCCGCCTATGCGAATCATCATTTCATTCCCATCGACAGCGAGGATCTCAGCCACGAACGAGCATTTCCCAGCAACCCTACGAAGAAACCACAGAGAAAGCAAAAGACAAGTCCCACACCGCCAGATTCAACTGACTTGCACAAAGAACAAACAGTTACTTCGCAGAATCAGGTGAGATCGCCACGGTGATGAATAATTTTTCTTctcggaaaaaaaaagagatcgGACTCCAACGATTTCTCTGGTGTAACTGAGGATCACTGCTCTCGCTGCCTTTGTGTATCATGTTGCCACATTTGAATGTGATCGCGTGACTCTGCTATTTGATACGCTTCTattcttataaaatataattattcaTAGCACACGTCGAGGTGTTCAGAGCTCGATGAAATTCGACAGAACGATGCACGAAGTCATGTACTCAGAAATGATCCGCAAAGTCGTTAAATCTTGTTCGATACAGACGCGCAGAGAAATTGACAGAGAGttcaatttcgttttgtaaacaCTTCGCATTTCCGAGAGACACGGTAAAACTAATTTTCTTCCGGTGATTTTTTACTTTTCCTGCTTGCTATATTTCTGGATCTTTGACGGCCATTTAATATGTCAGCCTGGATACCACGAATCCGTGGAATCGATTGCGTCAAGTGCCTCTACCCTTGTGCCGCACTTAACTTATTTTATATCGAGCCTGAAGGTGAGACTATGGTACAGTCCGAGGGACTTGCTGTTTTTTCAAGTTAGTCCCCGATCGTCTTGCCAAAATAAAGGAACGCTTTACTTGTTGCTAGCGTTAAACATTCTGAAATAGTTCCGTTCAATTGGTGTCGTCTCTAGCACTGTTTTCAGTGACTTTATAGTTATTTAAGTAAAATGTTGTCCGTGATGTAAGACGCGCAATCTGGGCCGTTCCTTAATTGTCGATTATCCAACAGGAATACTGGCCGTTCCAAAGCGAATCGTCGGCTGGCAGATCGCATAGGACAGCTCCGGTAGCATTTATCGACAGTACTCGAAAAGAAGCTGGGCCAACAAAGCGCACGATGGCCGACAGGACTTCCGGTTTGCGGTACCAGAACGTGGAAGAGAACTTGGACACTCTGTACCGCAACACCGCCATTCCAGACGAAACGTTCGGTCCCGACGAGGAAAGGATCTTCATCGACGTGGATCCCTACGATCTAGACGACTCGATGTTCGGATTACAGCACAGCGACCCCGTGAAGATCACGCCTGTCGCCAGCAAACAAACTCCGGTGACATCCGCGATCTCCGACAAAGACTACGTGGAAGAGTCCTTGAAGAACGTGAAGAGACAATGGCAGGACAAAGGCCACGGGAACACAACGCCGAAAGAACAGGCGAAGGACCTGATCTCGTCTACCACCTCGGATGGCATTGGGTTGGAGGTGTTTTACATTCCAGACTCTAGCACCAGACACGCGGAGTCTCAGAGGGAAGAGACCGACAGACATCACGACAGCACCGAGATAGAGCATGTTTTCTCGACGATGTCGCTGAAGGAGCTAGAAGAGTCTCAGAGGAAACCTGATAGCAGAGACAAAGGGATCTTGAATAGGACGGAGAACTACGCGGAGGAGCTTGAAGAAGGGATGAAGAAACGGAAAACTTACGTGGAGAATGATACGGTCGACGATTCTCTCATATGGACCAGCACCAGGGACCCTGAGGAGGACCTCAGCGAGCTGACCTTGCACGGGGACAGAGGGTCCATCGAGAAGGAACAGGAGGAGAAGAGTGGACCTGTAGAAATTCGCAATGATTCAGGTGAAGAAACAAATTTGGAAGATAGCGAGGAGAAAAAGAATAAGTCATTAAACATTGCTGGCGCACCTGGGCGTAACACTACTACAGATGCTTCCCTTGCGACTCTGAGCATTTTAGGTAAGTCACACTCGAGAAGAGTGTATAAGGATTACAAAGATTGGAGAACGTCcatacattatttccaatttattaagCTTATTGATTCCTTCGAGTCTTCATATTTTAACCGTTATTAGACCCAGTTTTTTTTTGTGTTAGAAAAATGTTCTTACTTTGACATTGTTGTAGATACGTCAGAGGAACAGGTATTCGAGTGGGTAACGACGGAGTGGTCCAAATGCTCTCAAACTTGCGGAGGAAGTGGATTTCAGGTGATCAGTAGTTAAAATTACTCATTATTGATTAGTTCTATTGCTCTTCTTGGGTGCAATGTGCGCACAAATTTTAGTAATCATGCTCGACCGCGTCTTGTGCGCTTGTATAGTCACAATTTCAATAACAGTGAAAGAAAGATAAGGAACAGACTATATCGAGTCGTCCAGTAGTTGAAGCGTTAAATAAATAGGCATCACCAATGTGAAAAATTCTTTTGCTTGCACTAAGATACGCGGAGCTCAGTGCACAGTGCGGTCAGCAAAGCCGTCTGGGAATTCAACGCGCACGCAATCCAGGGTAATAATAGGAGCTAAATACTGCGAAGACGCGGGACATCCGATGGTGCAGAAGGTGCGATCATGCGGGTTTGGCAAGTGTCCACAGTGGCACACGACTGAATGGACACCCTGCGAGAAGTCCAGGTGCTTCAACTGGAAAACAGCGATGCAGAGACGCGAGCTTACTTGTCGTTTAGCAGACGACGATGAGAATGATCAACAAAACGTCACTTTGCTCGATCTTAGCAAGTGCGACGAGACCACCAGACCTCTGCAGAGGCAAGAGTGCTACAACGACGCGTGCAAAGGCGTTTGGAAGGTCGGCGAGTGGTCGGAAGTACGTTTCTTAAAGGTTTCAATTGATAATTCTGTAAGAGAAATTAAGGAAACGTTTTGTGCATAGAATCTCGGTTCAATTTTCCGATAATTTAGTTTTCCGTGAGCTTGACGTGTTCGAAATTGTCCGCAGTGCATGGCACCGTGCGAGAAAGACGGAATGAAGTACCGAATCCTGCAGTGTGTCTGGTTCGGGACGAAAAAACCAGCTGGCAACGCGTGCAGGGACATTCCACGGCCCACTGTGATGAAGTCTTGTAAAAGTGCACAGTGTCCTAAAACACCTGGTAAGATGATCGTTAGCTACAGCTTTGAACCAGCAAGTAAAATTGCATCAATTCATAGACTCCTTAGAAACTAATGACGATCTTGGTTAACCCTCGGGTGGCAGGTTgagtccattttgacccaaggTTACAAACGGTCCATCTAATTTCTAacttgaaaagaaaaatgttgaaagagTATACTTCAAATGGTCTACAgtcgaacaaaaatattttacaaaatcgaTTCTTTTTACCCACCGAGGTAGCCCCTTAAGAATGGTACTGGTTCCATGTTTGATCGTTTGCTTCTGTCGTAAAAGCTGTTCTTTCGCAACGACTAAGTCGGCCAGGTCGAAAACGAGTATGAAACCTTTTCAGACGACTGCAAGGACCACTCGCGGCTGTGCAGCAGGGTGAAGTCGATGAACATGTGCAGCGTGCAGCTTTACCAGAACCAGTGCTGTCAAACGTGTCAGCTGGAGAAGAGCTCGGAGACGGAGAAGCCCGAGAAGAGTCGCTAGGAAATTGTTGTAATGCGAGAGAAGAATAAGATTAGGTCGAAATTAACTGCGGTGTGAGGCGTGCAGCATGATTAAACGGGTCCGAGGATTGGCGTTCGAAAGAACGCGGCTCGAGTGGTTGAAACCGAGTCGAACCAGCCACCGGGCCGGTTCCAATCTTCGAACACGTTCGTCGGACACTTTCACGATACGCGAGAGTTATTCGATGGTTCGACCAAATTACTCCCGCTGCTAATTGTCCCCCCTCTCACCCTCCCCCGACCACCCGAGAAAATCCCCAGCAAACCCCCCTGGCACTCGAACACTCGAGCACCGGATTCTTTCCCGGGGTCCCAATAAGAATTCGACTCCTAATTGTGTGCTAATTGAAGCTATAACTTCCCGAACGTGTGTAACGCGTTAATCTGGCACCGATCCTAATTGCGCACGCTCACGCCGCCCCTCGAGGCGGGGGAGGGACCAGAGGGAGTTCTGGCATTCGTCCAAAAAAAAactgagaaagagagagagatacaaaGATGAGAGATTATATTGTTGAAGTTCGATGAGAACGGATATAGTAGAGAATGTAATTGTACGGTGAAAAGACGAGCTTCTGAAGGCTATTCAAGTGTTAGAGACGAGACTATTGACGGGGTGCTGGGGCGAAcggaacacacacacacatacacacacataggGTAAATGTGGGTAATATGGAACATTATAAACTCTAGATTAAAAACCTCTGAAGATGGTCGTGTACATCAGTGTCCTAAAAGCTATAATCGTATGATCGTTATCAGTTGTGCAAAGTTTGTGGTAAGTGAGTcagattaacacgttgacaCGAACTTTGTGTATTTCACACAAGTCTTGTCTGTTTCATTCGTATAAGCGATCAGAGatatgaataattataattacattatACAATTTAGTTGATTTCAGAAcgaaaaaatttatattcagtGCCACTGATTTTACGACAATCGTTTTTAAGCAGATCGATAGTACCGTTCACCGGTGACCaccgtggcagtcaacgtgttaataaatattGCACCGAAGATGATTTCAAGACCACTGATTCGTTCGTCGCCTGATGTAGGGGTTTCGTTCGAGAAAATGAGTTCCTCCAATTTTGGCAATCTTTTGAAACAGTCCCATATTACCGACGTTTGCTCGGCAGTTTCTCTGAACAGATATGTCGCGGTAAACGGTCAGCACAAACGAAAAAATTCCATTCTTTGAGGCTTTATTTTTTTACATGTACTCTCTTCGACAACGCACCGATCGTCTTCGATCGCTCGGTCCGGTTCCGGGAACGTGTGCTGGAATCATTTTTAATCGAAGACTGAGACCGCTTCAGCCGCGAACTTGTCGGGGTTCAACGCTCCCATCGGGCATTACCGAGTGTCGGCAGAGATAGGCAACGTTCTCAGCGAAACGTTTCGGATCACCTTTCGAAGCTGGGAATACCTGTTATACTGTTAGTCGTCGAATTATCGTAAGCTGTTTTCATTGAAACGCTCGTTGGGTCGTCCGATCGATTCGTGTCACTGCCATTTCTAAACATTTGCACCCTATAGCAAcatcattattattttataatgtcCAAGCGAATTTCCGTTCGTGCTTTTGTGAGGTGACACCTAAAACCATAATCGAAACCGTTAGTTCTCTATAAGGAGTTTCTCCTCCTCTTTGAGTCATCTCTTTCTtctaaaacagaattttatttgataGAATTTACTAGGGAAAAAATTTAGTCGATGTTGCAGGAGGAAGACGTGGAAGTATGTTACGTAAAGcagtaatattaatttattcatcTGTAGAAGATGCAGTTAACTAACAGTGGAAGCGAGAACTAGCTTCGGTCAGTATGGCTCCTTAATTAACAATTTAAGTACGTACAGTTCGCtgaagggttaataatattcaTCCGCGTAATGGGAAAAATCGACGCGAATTTGCAGGACGACCTAACGATACCGGAATTATCGATATGCAAGTTAAATGCCATCGGGACGAAACACTCGACCAAAATTGTCTCAAAATCTCTGATACCAAGAGCCATTTTTCCGTTCCCTCTCCCAAAAAGAGTCTTCGCACATTCCGCGTGTACCGTACAGGTTTGTTACTTTGTTACGTTTCCTCAAAGTATAAAGTAATTTACTTATTATGATCTATGTAATCTGTATTTATTGCGACGTTACCTCTGAGTTTCAACGATCCATAGAAATTCGAATCAGCCGAACGGCGAACGTTGGGTTGAACAAAATGAAAAAGGAAGAAACGATAAGTGTTATCGAAGTTACTAACGATATAAGTTAtgggaaaaaaaaatgaattattaCGCGTCTACAAGCGCCTCGTCGGGCGCGTGTAAGCCGATAGAGTCTAAGCAATAAAATATATAGGTACTGTAATATACTATTTTGTTAATAACCTCTGGCGAAAATTCGTTAACATGACGTTCCATTGTTAATCGAGTACCGCTGAAAAGGGTTTGCGTGCCTCCGATTAAAAATCGACGGTGATCGTTTAAAAGCTTGCCTTTCTCACCGATTCCAATGACCTTCAACTAATTGTCGAGGTCATCATTCTAAACTACTTTCTGTTGTACATATTATCACCGGTCGATATTAGTTCTcaacaatttacaaaaatattctgTTAAACCTATAGTCATGATTGACATTCTGATGAAATTATGATCGTATTCTGCTTCTTACAGCAAATTATTACTTATGTTAGGATACTTAATGTGTAACTATAGCAATCTATATCTTACAGTAATCATAAACAtgataatatatatgttattaaatacgTATGGTGCTGAACATAGTTTCCTGTATGTCACGAAACTCGAACGGTCGTAacgtgtataggaaaaagtcgATCGGAGTTACGACCTTGGCAACAtacttcaaggtcattgaactcgaggaggtggaaaaacttttaaataattATCAAATCGACTGCCCATTGCAGTCGTGTTTCTTTCTACGGGGATCTAATTCTTGTTAAACGTTTCTTTGCCGATCGATAAGAATATGTGATGAACATACACTACGTGCTATCATTTCTCTCGATGATAACGTCTCGGTTACTTTTTACCCTAGGTTCCACGATATTGTGAACAGATTTTCGCTATCAACGAATTTGCCTCGACACAGCTAGACAGTTTGCCAAAACGAGCTGATATAAATGAAATGagatataaataaattagtATATTATTGAAATCGAGATAAAGAAcaaaaaaagtatatatattACAAGCTACGTAAAAATAAGATGAAAGCGCACGCGGATAAgaaacaaaagtaaaaaaaaaataatggaaaacaactTCGACACCCTTAAAGCGCAGGTATGTGTGTAATTATACAGGATCGAAATATATTGTCCTAACGATATATCCACAAGCAAATTCTGTACATTATCGATCTACCTTTCGACGGAAGTTTTTAGTCGGGTAATgagaaaatataattgttattCGATCCAGCTGAGTCGCGAATACCTGTTTCTTTCGTGCCGTCTGCCAGCAACACACGCGTTCCCCCGCGAAATGATTTCCGATACCTGCATTTTTGTATATACCACGACCTAGTTATGTAAAGTGACTCCACACTATTATATGAAGAGCATTATTGTTCATTATATCTATGTAAATATGTAACTGCCTAAATACGAATAAAACCAGAGGATATATCACTGCACAGTACTTTAATTAATCGATGGGATCTGTGTTTATTGCTCTCAATTAATTGACAATCGTAGTAAAATTGCACCGACAATGTCCAAGGTTTCTGTAACCAAAATGCTTAATGACTCTcatattttaagaatttttccagCGCCAATCGTAAAAGCTAAACCAACGTTTATAGCATAAAACGATCCTCTAAACTCTTCCGAATGCAGCAGCATATTGTTAATTCccgtcaaaaattaaaaaatgttcgctAAAATTAATGCAGTCTTTACCGCGGTCTAGACCTAACTTTCTTTTACGCTTCGaacagaaaaaattcttaagactAAACCTATCACCGCCAATCAAACATGACTTTTGAATTCACGTTGATCGCATCAAAGTCTACAGAAACCACCTTAATAATACTCGAATCGTAAAGATTAAAATTCGTTGAACAGTCTAATTGACAATGTTGAGTGCTCTAATCTAGTGAAATAGTACTAACAGTATAAAACATTATAAAGTATCAATCCCTCAATCTACCAGGCCCCATCTCCGAAGCACCTCCTCCTGACTAACCGGCCATAGATTCTTCAGCAAAGCCCACCCAGATTTCTGCGTGACCAGCAGATAATCATTCTGCGGATCATGTAAGTAGGAATAAGCTCCCATAACCAAACTCTGGCATATCCTCGCGCAAACGGTGACCTTTAAGATCTTTTTCTCTAGCTCGGTCAGCTTCCTGAAGTATTGGTAGCCTTCGATAACGTGCTTTCCCATTTCCATATCCCCAGCTTGCAGCATCATGTAACAGAGCGCAATAGCCAGCTCGAATATCAAACAAGTTCTATGTGAGTCCCCGAAATCGATCACCGCAGTGATGTCCGTGCCGTTCGGACTCATCACGATATTCTGCTCATTCAAGTCACCGTGAATGACGCCTTGTTCGAGTTTAGAAGTCACACTTAGAACGTCTTTCTCGAATGCCTCGATCACCTCGTGCACCAGGTCCCTTGCAAAGGCGTCGTTCACGGCGTAAATGAACTGCCGCAACTTCGGCACTGAGGTCAGCATCCACAGGGTGTTATGATCGTCGTAAGCGGGGTGAGAAAATCCCTTAAGTACATTATCTAATTTTCCTGTAAAACGACCCACGTTTCGAAGCAGGTCGCTAGTAATTGGAACGCGATGCAACAATGCACCTGGACAATAAACGAGCAGTCTGACTGCATATCTCTCCTCGGAACCTTGCGCAGACAACGTCTCGAGAGAGTAATACTCTCcgttaacatttttaacagGTAGAGGGCAAGTAATCTGTCGTTCATTCAGGAAAATCAACATTTCGTTTTGCGCCTCTATCACTTGGCTCTTTCTTGAGTCTAGCGAGTTTACGATCTTCAATACGTAGCCATGTTTGCTGACGCTGTCTATgtgaggatttttatgcagattcTCGCAAATTATGTGGTAATTCCTATCGTCGTAGGCGTTCAGCTCGATTATCTTCGTCATCTTCAGACCGTAGAGCTTCTCCAGCAGGACTGAGACTACATGTTCGCTTCCTGGAGGTCGTATCCGCTGACCTGGTGTTAGAACGTCCTCGTTGACTTCCATTTTGATATTGGTTCTGGAAACAGCTTGAATTATTGGTAGGAATTCTTACTTCTTTGAGAAGCAAGTacggcatttttttttttaaagaaattctacgattttcaataaattttttaatacgttTTGAAAAACATTCCGCTAATTCGATGTTTTTTTAAGCATCGTTGAATTGTTCAATAAGTAATGAACCACTCGATTTATATCTAACGTGAacttaataattattttcgagATACCATTcccaacaaaaataattacaaatgaaattacgttAAATGAGAAAATACAGTTTAAATTTGTGGAAAAGATTTACAACCACTTCCGGTTCCAATTCACTTCCGGTTTCTTTTCCGTTTCTCTTTCTTTACATATAATATCGTTCGTAAAAATCATTACAGTTCGAACCACAGAATgtatgtaaataaatataaatattgttctGATGCAGTAAATTGATATAAGTTTTTCGAAAGATCGTTCGTACAGTCACTTCCGGTTCATTAAAATATCAATCAAAATCAACAATTGCCCTTCACCCTTTCCGTTacacatttaaaaattatattttccgtTTAAAATGTTATTTGTATGTTTGAAAATCAACTCATAATTACTTTTATCTCTTACCTGATAAAATTCTTTACACCCGAACGTAAAGAATTCAACGGGTTGGCAGGACTAGCTCCGCAATATAATACTTTTTACATACCAAAACTGTGCTGTACTTGTAAATTACTAAActttcgaaaattctgaaaagcaAATGCCTTTAACTCGAAAGTATCTCAAACCGTTAACACGATGTTGAAGTATGCGAGACGATCGCTGAATGAAGTTCGAGGAGTATAACGTACGATCGTATAGGTAATAAAGTAGTTAACACACAATGAGTTCAAGTGGTAGAACGTAAATGCGCGATGATTGATGCTTATCATGACTGCTGAGCAGTAAGCTGAAAAGAATAAGTTTCCGTGCTATCTATCGTCGAAGATCAAACAAAGTCTTATCGCAATGATAACAATAAATCCGTCAAAAATTATATTGTTAATATCTGAAATCAAATATAAAAAAacactgttttaatatttttatggttTTTTACTACGTGTTAATTCACTACTGCTTTAATGTCTTCGTTTTATATATTTAATGATTATTTTAATGCACGTAATCCACTTTCTAAGCTCTATTGCTAATGTACTGATCTTTAATTTTATCTAACATTGCCTAAATTAACTGTGtgtttttaaaatgtatttttgtataaatCAAAATTACTTCATACAGTAATAGgttcaaaatatttaataaatgctAAAGAATTTTACAGAATGTTACATACCTGGCAGAAACACGAACTCTTATTGTTACACTTATAGACAGGAATTAGAATTATTTGAAATGGCCGCCACAAGTAtttcgatatatatatatatatatatatatatatcgattttatttgtttacattTGTGCGTCAATGTTGCACAGTGCTGCATTATTCATTCTATGTTCAcagaaatattcaatattaCAGTTTCTAATTCTTAAGCAAGATGAGTATTTTTCATGTGCTGTAAGTTAATATTAATCCGCACGTTAAACAATATACACTTTGTATTGTGTACATAAATCTGAATAACGAAATGAACATCACAAATAATTCGTTTTGCTGAATGATAAATGCAAGTAGTCTTTAAATAGTTAACACAGTATTAAAATTAGAACTAACTATAAATAGTTAACAcagttttagaatttttaaacaaaGAGTACGATCAGAGAGGAGCTGACAATAAGAGGGCTCACGTTCGTGGTTTTCGTGCTTCCGGTATCATGCTGCACCAAGCGGCTTATGCGAACACTAACAAGTATTTAGCATGAATTAGAACCCATATAATTTCACCATAGACGAAATATAGGAATAAACATATACACTTTACAGAGAATGTCCTCTCTGCCCTTTATAGACATTCTTCTTTAATTAAAATATCAAAAAGTGCaatcattaatttttaattcaagCCCCCAAAAgttcaaacatttctattggAATACATTCTATAACCAACTTGAAAAGCTTCCTTACCTTAGGATTCACATAGGCCGCTTGGTGCAGCACTATACGTGTCATGAATTGTGAAATTATAGAAGCGACACGCAATTGTAAAAGTATAACCATTTATTTCATTACATTGACCAATCAAATTAAAGAGCTTATGGGAAGTTGCATTGCTAATCTGTTACCTTCTAATTCTATGGTGGAGTTACTTTTTGCGGGAACACATTGAACGTGTTCCTGTGATGAGTAATAAAGAACTCTTAGACTGAAGTCTTAGAATACTGTTCATTTGTCTGAAAATTgctctatttatataaaatcaTGGCTG
The genomic region above belongs to Halictus rubicundus isolate RS-2024b chromosome 17, iyHalRubi1_principal, whole genome shotgun sequence and contains:
- the Nolo gene encoding ADAMTS-like no long nerve cord isoform X4; amino-acid sequence: MSGIATMRKSHFVLGSCKGYRGAPAIFFIGICLLGLALSDNSTIDDSIIDDVSEVTNTGNNLDADTGEQSVTWGEWSPWSKWSACSRSCGGGISRQQRRCRRKPCKGRPWSTKYKVCNPEPCEKPSDIRAEQCAAYDDVPYSGQLLKWYPHYDPTRPCALICRGEQSLENTGSRLKQETSAEKTLPRDATEALQLDSDETIVVQLADKVEDGTKCYTDGTDVCIAGQCMKVGCDLRVGSNKNTDACGVCGGNGSSCQSRYSWSLESISACSKSCGGGFKLAVVVCKSMPDETVVDNSYCDPDSRPETTRMPCNTHLCTAKWVTGEWSICSASCGGGSRTRAIFCTEENGNETTKLPDHKCSGMHKPRNQETCNTISCPMWETNKWSECSVTCGTGIKTRTVECRDAVGSISTDCDPVERPHTEQECKTNIVCPIYADEMTQPLMQPYPPPPVSEKLIDQPIPSESTFIADDWSPCSVTCGEGIRHRDVKCKIFLEFSRTIANLPDRQCSGPKPIQTEKCMMEPCGMIENNLSFGIDAVGDSGYAEPSLTDDSYNRPSGGSSGGSGYDSGIKVAPGSDVETTYSWKEAGYTSCSATCLGGVQDLIINCVRDDTGKTVIPLLCSRETKPEARIRVCNDHPCPPRWNLSEFSPCMSPCGLGIQTRDVTCIHEVTRGSTGKTVPVPNKMCPQPPPADRQYCNVWDCPVKWSVGKWGKCSKTCGGGVMKRKVTCDQIMAQGRQQSREDRECTSQKPASERPCNNRACHDMDAGSLPIISSQNTTYNQTDLNAKVDLKIGGTAKIFQGTPFIKIRCPVRKFDKSQIIWTKDNKELRKSRKHKISKKGALKINDITASDSGIYACIAGNSHAETQLIVKFRSKEQISSEEYLRLSNSVYLQRNANLDSAPANSGETLYTDRTAAAYANHHFIPIDSEDLSHERAFPSNPTKKPQRKQKTSPTPPDSTDLHKEQTVTSQNQEYWPFQSESSAGRSHRTAPVAFIDSTRKEAGPTKRTMADRTSGLRYQNVEENLDTLYRNTAIPDETFGPDEERIFIDVDPYDLDDSMFGLQHSDPVKITPVASKQTPVTSAISDKDYVEESLKNVKRQWQDKGHGNTTPKEQAKDLISSTTSDGIGLEVFYIPDSSTRHAESQREETDRHHDSTEIEHVFSTMSLKELEESQRKPDSRDKGILNRTENYAEELEEGMKKRKTYVENDTVDDSLIWTSTRDPEEDLSELTLHGDRGSIEKEQEEKSGPVEIRNDSGEETNLEDSEEKKNKSLNIAGAPGRNTTTDASLATLSILDTSEEQVFEWVTTEWSKCSQTCGGSGFQIRGAQCTVRSAKPSGNSTRTQSRVIIGAKYCEDAGHPMVQKVRSCGFGKCPQWHTTEWTPCEKSRCFNWKTAMQRRELTCRLADDDENDQQNVTLLDLSKCDETTRPLQRQECYNDACKGVWKVGEWSECMAPCEKDGMKYRILQCVWFGTKKPAGNACRDIPRPTVMKSCKSAQCPKTPDDCKDHSRLCSRVKSMNMCSVQLYQNQCCQTCQLEKSSETEKPEKSR